In the Solanum pennellii chromosome 5, SPENNV200 genome, one interval contains:
- the LOC107020031 gene encoding histone H2A-beta, sperm-like — translation MADKGKNLGSYAKRRSRSSKAGLKFPVARIARFLKVGKYAKRVGAAAPVFLAAVLEYLAVEVLEFAGIAARNDKKTRITPRHIQLAIRFDKELYQFHRDVTIPNGGVIQKVHKILLPDNKSNTSKAVVAAQEEED, via the exons ATGGCCGATAAAGGGAAAAACCTTGGTTCATATGCTAAAAGGAGATCTCGTAGCAGCAAAGCCGGTCTCAAATTTCCAGTGGCTCGTATTGCCCGATTCCTCAAAGTCGGGAAATATGCCAAACGTGTTGGTGCTGCAGCACCGGTATTTCTCGCTGCTGTGCTTGAGTACCTTGCAGTTGAG GTGCTTGAATTTGCTGGAATTGCAGCGAGGAATGACAAAAAGACTCGTATCACTCCAAGGCATATTCAATTAGCTATTAGGTTTGATAAGGAGTTGTATCAATTTCATAGAGATGTGACCATTCCGAATGGTGGTGTTATTCAAAAAGTTCACAAAATTTTGCTGCCTGACAACAAGAGTAACACTTCaaaggctgttgttgctgctcaGGAGGAGGAGGATTAG
- the LOC107020032 gene encoding probable histone H2A.3 codes for MAGKGKNLGSNAKRRSRSSKAGLKFPVARIARFLKVGKYAKRVGAGAPVFLAAVLEYLAVEVLELAGVAARNDKKTRITPRHIQLAIRFDQELYQFLRDVTIPNGGVIPKIHKILLPDNKSNTSKAVVAAQEEED; via the exons ATGGCCGGTAAAGGGAAAAACCTTGGTTCAAATGCTAAAAGGAGATCTCGTAGCAGCAAAGCCGGTCTCAAATTTCCAGTGGCTCGTATTGCCCGATTCCTCAAAGTCGGGAAATATGCCAAACGTGTTGGTGCTGGAGCACCGGTATTTCTCGCTGCTGTGCTTGAGTACCTTGCAGTTGAG GTGCTTGAATTGGCTGGAGTTGCAGCGAGGAATGACAAAAAGACTCGTATCACTCCAAGGCATATTCAATTAGCTATTAGGTTTGATCAGGAGTTGTATCAATTTCTTAGAGATGTGACCATCCCGAATGGTGGTGTTattccaaaaattcacaaaattttgCTGCCTGACAACAAGAGTAACACTTCaaaggctgttgttgctgctcaGGAGGAGGAGGATTAG
- the LOC107020052 gene encoding probable histone H2A.3 — translation MAGKGKNLGSNAKRRSRRSKAGLKFPVACIARFLKVGKYAKRVGAGAPVFLAVVLEYLAVEVLELAGIAARNDKKTRITPRHIQLAIRFDKELYQFLRDVTIPNGGVIPKIHKILLPDNKSNTSKAVVVAQEDED, via the exons ATGGCCGGTAAAGGGAAAAACCTTGGTTCAAATGCTAAAAGGAGATCTCGTAGAAGCAAAGCCGGTCTCAAATTTCCAGTGGCTTGTATTGCCCGATTCCTCAAAGTCGGGAAATATGCCAAACGTGTTGGTGCTGGAGCACCGGTATTTCTCGCTGTTGTGCTTGAGTACCTTGCAGTTGAG GTGCTTGAATTGGCTGGAATTGCAGCGAGGAATGACAAAAAGACTCGTATCACTCCAAGGCATATTCAATTAGCTATTAGGTTTGATAAGGAGTTGTATCAATTTCTTAGAGATGTGACCATTCCGAATGGTGGTGTTattccaaaaattcacaaaattttgCTGCCTGACAACAAGAGTAACACTTCAAAGGCTGTTGTTGTTGCTCAGGAGGACGAGGATTAG
- the LOC107020037 gene encoding probable histone H2A.3, with product MAGKGKNVGSNAKRRSRSSKAGLKFPVARIARFLKVGKYAKRVGAGAPVFLAVVLEYLAVEVLELAGIAVRNDKKTRTTQRHIQLAIRFDKELYQFLRDVTIPNGGVIPKIHKILLPNNKSNTSKAVVAAQEEED from the exons ATGGCCGGTAAAGGGAAAAACGTTGGTTCAAATGCTAAAAGGAGATCTCGTAGCAGCAAAGCCGGTCTCAAATTTCCAGTGGCTCGTATTGCCCGGTTCCTCAAAGTCGGGAAATATGCCAAACGTGTTGGTGCTGGAGCACCGGTATTTCTCGCTGTTGTGCTTGAGTACCTTGCAGTTGAG GTGCTTGAGTTGGCTGGAATTGCAGTGAGGAATGACAAAAAGACTCGTACCACTCAAAGGCATATTCAATTAGCTATTAGGTTTGATAAGGAGTTGTATCAATTTCTTAGAGATGTGACCATTCCGAATGGTGGTGTTattccaaaaattcacaaaattttgCTGCCTAACAACAAGAGTAACACTTCaaaggctgttgttgctgctcaGGAGGAGGAGGATTAA